Part of the Antennarius striatus isolate MH-2024 chromosome 6, ASM4005453v1, whole genome shotgun sequence genome, GTCTCAAATTTGACagttgaataataaataaataaataaataaatgaatgaatgaatgaatgaatgaatgaatgaatgaatgaatgaatgaatgaatgaatgaatgaatcagtcACTACTGATTTCCAACTTGCTGCAGCcttttgtttattcattaaaCGCCAAGATTTAGGATTTGAGAGGTAAAAAGACAAGTCTGTATTTTCAAAAGCCAAGGTTACTCAGTCACGTGACTTCCCTTTACTCATCATTGTCATGGATGAACTCCTTTTTTCGCTTCTTTTGGGTTTTGTCTGAAAACACGTGGTTTTCTCCTTTTCTCGCGATATCTTGAGACAGCCACACCTTCCGTTCTTCCACCTCAACAGGACCCGGGAAGTTTTGTCAGAGTCCCGCGAAGACCTGGTTTCAAACGGGGTTTCGCAAACTTTGGGAAATGGCAGGTAAGACTTCACCCCAATAAGAAATAATAAGAGGCGCGTTGGCGACCCGCCGGCGCGCCTGGTAGTTTTTATCTCCGTGGAGATAATCGGAATGAAAAGTTTGAGCGCAGCAGCGGATCAGCAGTAGAGCGGGTTGTTCCAAGATCGGAGGTtcgattcccccccccccccccccctcaaaaaacaaaaaaacacccggagtgtgagctgacagtggggagACTCCGCTCACCTCCGTAGCACTGCCGAgacacccttgagcaaggcgccgtcccccttacaagttgctcatttggccGCAACAAGCTgccagtcagagactgcaacatcccgcgacacccctgaattcaacatttgaccctgacctacacatttttgtgcctctgatttcctgaaaatgttgctttttgttttgtgattatatcatcaggtttcagagacgtgtacctaaaaaggtatacagtgcgccgtctcagttaatgcgttccaggaaccaaacgcGATTAACGAAATCAGTGatgagcgacaaactatttatgttaatatttacagtaatttaaatgtttataaaccctccccatactgacattacaCCGCCTTCTATCTGTTATCTTTCCTCCCACTCTAATACACTGTTTGAAgcgcttttgtgtctcacggaagtccgagactcacagaacgtaacgtacttccagatgccgtcagccaatagaatgcctTCCAACAATCctcgatgagtacaaaagttgaaatttgatcttgacctagttttctcaaggtcaaggtcatctcattctcatcctATTTGCCGCCCcagtcatgtgctttttttttcatctatctgcaacggttgtgaagatatttggtggacgtatgaatggacgaacacacaaacactgacaattacattgTTACAGTTCTGTTGGTGTGTTCATGAAAAACATTGAGTCGGTTTCTAATTGTAAACGATTGACTGTAAAcgaaatacccggaggtgagctaacagtgggaggtgtcagctcatctccggagcactgccgaggcacccttgagcaaggtgccgtcccctttacaaattgctcatttgaggcgcaccaagaaggagctgcctgccactctacctcccctgcatgcctacaggcccctttgtgtgtgtgtgtgatacaggggcctgtactcacatacatgtatgcatgcgtttgtaatcagtagctagagtgtgcttcttaatttcccttcggggatcaaaccagtatataaaattaaaaaaaaaaattgtaaagtcAATTTAATGTTTTGGGACAGAAAACTAGAGTTTATTAAATTAACCTCAAACACCACCgattaaaatcatattttaacCTTTAAAAGTCAGTGGTAATGACTCAAATTTtcttgatcatcagtctaatcagAATCATGAGACAACTGGTTAGGGTTGTAAAATATTCCTGACTCAgtgtcatcttcaagaaaaGAGTGGATGTatgaattctttctttttttgtcttcgcTTAATCTCAGACGAGCGGCTCATCAGTGTGAGGCCCAAATTTGTGAGCAAGGTGTCCAaacctctgattggtcagctccTAGATGACCTTCTCCTGGATCGTGTGGTGACCAGAGGGGAGAAAGACTACGTACTGGATAAGGACAACCTCAGAGAAGAAATGGCACGCCGTCTCATTGACACAGTGACGCCAAAGGGGGACACAGCCAGTCAGAGGATGATCGATCACATTCAGCTTAGAGACCCAATGTTCTTCTCTGACCTCGGTCTGTAATGTGACCCCCCTGGTGAGCTCAGATACTTTACGTTAGATGCTCTCATCCGTTTTTGGAATTAGAGATGGTAGAATGTGCTCGAGCTCAGTAGAACTCGATCATACAAACTTTTAAAAGTCTGGCTagatatttctttattttagaCGAatcctgtaaacaaacaaaaaatggtaACCATGTGCAGGTTAATGTTTCAGAGAGCTTTAGCATTTAGCACGACGACACTTCTGGGACTGACTTATAACAATTATCATCCATCTGTTGTCTTTACCTCCTCAGAGCCTGGATACCCAGACGGAGCCCAGAGAAGGTCGTCTCCCTGTGAGATGACATTCATATCCAAGTCCCATCACGTCCCCCCATGGATACAGTGTTCATTTTAATcatgtaaaacaacaaaacattttagaaaaacaaaacatctcatttttatctgcGCTTTCTTGTTCCTATGTGAATTGTTGACAATAAACATCAGCCGATGTTGTTTTTGCACATGAGGAGGAGGGTTATTCCTGGACACTCATTGCCTCTGCTGATACATTCTGGACAGAAGAAATGACAGATGATGCTCATCGTTGGTAAACATCTGAATTTTAAAGCCATTCTGGGTTTTTTGGTTTTACtacacatgtaaaaatatataaaaaaatatgtacttTTACAACAAAGGAATCCATTACAATGTCTTAACAAATAGTGGCCTTATGAATCAAGTCATGTCTAGAATATAAAATGCATAATCATGCAGTTTCTATAGCATTTAGTAGATGTATTTTTATGCTATGTCAGTGATGGGAGGCTAATTTACTGTTGACAATCAGCGTTTATTGAAAATATCATGTTTTCTTCTGTATTGATTTCAACTCTCTGCTGTATGACCAGGattgttttatgtgttgtaagaatacaaataaaacttccTTGCATACATGTCATATCCTTTCAGTGTAAGACGGACAAGGACAATAAAACAAGATTCAAACAGTAGTTTTAATGTCACATTGCAAAGGGGTAAAACAATTTAAACCGACACTAACATTGTTATTTCATTGTGtgattataaaatgacaaataaagcttaTCTTAAAAGGTAAGTGTATTTTAAGGTTTGACAGGATTTCACCAGTAGTTATGTAAAGTGTAATTATATCTCATTCATTGAGTTCCTTTCAGATCATTTATTTTGGTCAGTGATTGGGTatgatgtcaaaacaaaactgatcaaaaatgatttaaaatgcaaaaatgaagaAGCCATGTTGACCATGGTTCAATTATTGTTTGTGGTTCGTTAACATCCTCTCACCTGGACTCCTGTTATTCCACACAGACTGTGACGTCAAGCCGTGACGTCTGCTGTCAGACGGACAGGTTCAGCTCCACCGCGAGAAGCAGGAAGAAGCCTCCACCCGCGCGCGTGACTCCGCCCCTCAGTCCCAAACTGCACGCGCCGCCCGCCAGAGGTGCCTTCAGGTCCGACGGAAAGAAAGACTTCAGCTTCCAGCTCCAACTCTGACAAATGGCGGGTAAGTcgtctaaaaaaattaaaaaaaactttgtaaaGAGCCGTAATGGAGGTGATGGCGTCACAATGTAGGAGGAACGAGTTGCTCCTGTGTGAGcggtgtgtgaaaaaaaaaggcgcGGGCAATGATGGAAGCCGGAAACAGGGTTTGTCCCCGTTAATCATAAAGTTGCTGGGGGATTGTTTTGCCTCTGGTTGTATGCTAGGCCACCATCACCTCCCCCCTAGTTTAGCTAAAGGTTAAAACACCAAAAGGTTTTCTTTACGCCGTTAAAgtgataaaatattcagtgaCGTGTCAACAGCACCACCCTGTGGTAACAGCACGACGTGCCATTAACTCTTCAGCACTGGTTtggcccaaaagtgacattttttgttgtttgtatgtctttctcttcccaataaatcagtccgTTAAAGGCTAGGTATATGGAATTTAACcagtaattttatttcatctttattttctaaattccttaatgcctgtcattggaagtgtatagaaatGTAGATTTTCACTGTCAACACACAAAACCTGATGGGGTCAAAAATGAtccaattgactcccattataaccatatatttttcatatactataagcatatgtatatatttatatattgtatattatatatattactatgtgtcaaaggtgtcttatgttctgtgttgaatgaagaaCTTGTGCTCAGTCAATGGTTGATCtaattcacatatttttttgcttatgttatggtttgttttttgaaatgtgagttcctgtttagACGAAGGTAGAAAAGATGATTGCCAAGAAGTTGTCCACAAAAAtattgtgtcaacgtgattatatTGTAATTTGGACTTCAcgaataaatgtaattttaaaaataaaaaaaatccccctgtttttttttagtttgataaaagTTAAGCgattagatgtttctttgttcagaaaacgcacagtattattgaaaatcctctacgtgaatctcttggattttgtgtcaacgtgattattttgtaatttgacttttatgaataaacgtgatgttaaaaatcaaacacccccccccccactccttgCGTTGTGGACGTAACTAAATATTTCttgaattaaaattttgaatcgGACTGAGTGTTGCTGTTGAAAACAATCTTTTCTCAATTTAAtatcatttaaacacacatgtcagaagtatttttatttttttctatttttgtgatAGCACCCACAGGATGGAAAGTTATAGAAACATTGCTAGTGTGGCAAAAGGTTAATCGCCAACactgaggtttttgtttttgtattttctcctATAGAGGACAAGCTCAACAGTGTGAGGCCCAAATTTGTGGACAAAGTGTCCagacctctgattggtcagctccTAGATGACCTTCTCCTGGATCGTGTGGTGACCAGAGGGGAGAAAGATTACGTACTGGATAAGGACAACCTCAGAGACGAAATGGCACGCCGTCTCATTGACACAGTGACGCCAAAGGGGGACACAGCCAGTCAGAAGATGATCGATCACATTCAGCTTAGAGACCCAATGTTCTGCTCTGACCTGGGTCTGTCCTTTGGTGAGCTGAAATATTCAAGAGACACCTTCATCCTATTTTGGTTCAAGGTGGTTTTACTTTAAAGTTGTCTGGACTTCAGGttgaatatgaaaaaaaatattttgttgtttccagCTCCTGAACCCAAGAAGCAACAAGAATGGTCGACTTCACTCATCCCTACCACAACTAATTTCTGGAAGAAGAATCAAAATGATCCAGACGTTAGTCGTGATATCTGAATGAAATAACTCACATAGTCTAACTTACAGAATTGTCTTCAGGTTTTTAAAGTTTATCCTGtctctttttaaatttgttctttAGATTTATCCTGGGACCAAAGAGTCCATTGGGAATCGTGTGGCCCTCCTAATCACTAACATAAAGTTTGCTAATAAGAAAGGTAACAGAAATGGTGCTGAGAAAGACGAGCAGAACATGAAAAACCTGCTCACAGGCTTGGGATATGAGGTTGTGAATCACACAGACCTCACAGGAGAGGTACTTTATAAAaggcatattaaaaaaatgttctttctggTGATACTGTATTGTAATCTGACTTATTGGTTTCTTTCACAGGAAATAGATAAAGCCATAATTGAGTTCTCTAAACACCCAAAGCTCGAAGGGACAGACAGCGTGGTGGTGGTTATCATGTCTCATGGAAAACTGGGTTTTGTCTACGGTGTCAACCATTTTCCGAACAAACCAGATGTGTTCCCCACCGACAACATTTACAAACATTTGGGCTCAGAGAAATGTCCAGCACTGCTAGACAAACC contains:
- the LOC137596328 gene encoding caspase recruitment domain-containing protein 18-like, translated to MADERLISVRPKFVSKVSKPLIGQLLDDLLLDRVVTRGEKDYVLDKDNLREEMARRLIDTVTPKGDTASQRMIDHIQLRDPMFFSDLGL
- the LOC137596327 gene encoding caspase a-like isoform X1; protein product: MAEDKLNSVRPKFVDKVSRPLIGQLLDDLLLDRVVTRGEKDYVLDKDNLRDEMARRLIDTVTPKGDTASQKMIDHIQLRDPMFCSDLGLSFAPEPKKQQEWSTSLIPTTTNFWKKNQNDPDIYPGTKESIGNRVALLITNIKFANKKGNRNGAEKDEQNMKNLLTGLGYEVVNHTDLTGEEIDKAIIEFSKHPKLEGTDSVVVVIMSHGKLGFVYGVNHFPNKPDVFPTDNIYKHLGSEKCPALLDKPKIIIIQACRRAVIEEDAPMPDVQSDDMDQPGLSPSADDEDMEDDSYRIVHKEKDFICLLSCTPDTVSYRHAIRGAVLIQYIVEVFNTFSHSDHLEELFRKVLQRFEGFATGQCTQMASKDRCTITKHFYFYPGL
- the LOC137596327 gene encoding caspase a-like isoform X2, which codes for MAEDKLNSVRPKFVDKVSRPLIGQLLDDLLLDRVVTRGEKDYVLDKDNLRDEMARRLIDTVTPKGDTASQKMIDHIQLRDPMFCSDLGLSFAPEPKKQQEWSTSLIPTTTNFWKKNQNDPDIYPGTKESIGNRVALLITNIKFANKKGNRNGAEKDEQNMKNLLTGLGYEVVNHTDLTGEEIDKAIIEFSKHPKLEGTDSVVVVIMSHGKLGFVYGVNHFPNKPDVFPTDNIYKHLGSEKCPALLDKPKIIIIQACRRVIEEDAPMPDVQSDDMDQPGLSPSADDEDMEDDSYRIVHKEKDFICLLSCTPDTVSYRHAIRGAVLIQYIVEVFNTFSHSDHLEELFRKVLQRFEGFATGQCTQMASKDRCTITKHFYFYPGL